The DNA region GGAAAATGGCTGTTCCACACAAACGGTGCGCCCAGGAAGCCCTCACAGCCCTCATAGTCTTCAAAGAAAGCCACAGGTCATCGTCAGTAGCGGTATCTTTAGCCTCTTGGCTGAGGTCTGCCGTGCTTTGCCTTGTTCCCTGTCGGTGATTTTAGTCACCATTCAACTGCAagtcttgtcctcctcgaccGAGTTCATTTCGTGTTCTCGTTACCAAATCATCGGGCAGTCCGGCGTCTCCGGGCTCACTTTGTATGGACAGAAGCAAGTCTTCGGCCCGCATCTTCGGCCTTGCCCTACATGAAGGAAGACTTGGCAAGGGATCTCGGCTACCGACATCAGCAATCCAAGTCGGCTTTTATAATCATCCATCGGTGAACATTGTTAGGGTGTCGGGATGTGTAAATTTCCTATTTGTCGGCACTTTACTGCGATGTCCGATACATGGAcctttctccttcttgccccTTCAAGCCCTTGCTGGTTCCATTCTTCTCTCCCATAATTGTCTTGAAGATGGATTCTAGACGAGGAACAACAAACTCGCGGTTCTGGTAGATTTGATAGTGTATCACCAGTCTCCCCCCCATGAGCTTCAAGCCAGCCTCCTTTCCAAGCTCATCAACCCGGGCGTCTGGACAGTGGGCAtcttcaagatcaagccAGACCATGTTGGTATGTACCGGATGGATAAGCTGACCGCCGAGATCAGTCCAGATTTTGGCAACCTGCTGTGCCAAAATATGCGTATCCCGCAGCAAGCCCACTTCACCATTTGGTCCTTTGCCAAACGTCTCGTCAACGGCAACCCGGGCCGCTGCCGTGACAACTCCAGACTGTCGAAGCCCGCCGCCAATTGATTTCCTTACCCAGCGGGAATGCTTGATAACCTTCTTGTCTCCGACGAGGATGCTGCCGATAGGGGCGCCGAGGCCTTTGGAGAAACACAGTGTAACAGTGTCGAAACATGAAGCAAATTCCTTCAGGCTTCCTGCGCCGGAAGCCGCAGCCTCCCATAGTCGTGCTCCATCACAGTGCATTTTGAGCCCATTTTCTTTTGCGAAAGCCGAGATGCGTTGGACTTCCTGGAGTGGCATGATCATGCCGTTGAGAGTATTCTCTAGGCTGATGAGACGAGTTGGGCAGGTGTGTACGTCGTCATCTAGGTAGACATTGGCCTTGATGTCTTCCAGTGACAGATAGATGCCATTTTTTGGTACGATTGTCTTGACTGTGGCACCTGTCAGGGCGGAGACGCTGTTTACAAAGTTAGCAAACTGGATATCAGGGTATAATGTGTGCAAGTTGCCTTACCCTCCAGCCTCATACTTGACAATATGGGAACGGTAGTCACACACCAAGCCATGGGGCGGCTGAGTCAAAAGAGATCTCAAAGCTAGCTGGTTACCCATGGTCCCGGACAGGACAAAAAGACCAGCCTCTTTGCCAGTCAAGGCAGCACAGTGAGCTTCCAGATCGATAGTAGTTGGGTCCTCCTGGAAGACATCATCAAACAGTGTGCAGTTCTGAATAGCAGTAAGCATGGAGGCTGTGGGTGTTGTCATTGTATCGCCTACGTTCACGTTTGCATTCAGCTTCACGCATCTGATTCAGAACCTCATATGTCAACTCACTTCTCAGATCATAGCCAGCTGCCCCGGCACTTCCAACCCAGGCATTTTGTTTAGGACCATTTCCCTGCTCGGCATTTGCATTTGCCAATGACATCTTCAACtgtgaggatggtgttgatgtgagACACCGACGGCTTGATTGAGTCAAAGATCGAGAGGTTGATCTTGTGAGAAGTGGAGAAGCTGCTTTTACACCTCTGATAAGGTATGCCTGGAGCTCAcccgtcaaggaggaggatgccggtGGCCAAAGTCGCATTATTTTTCCGTGCATT from Podospora pseudoanserina strain CBS 124.78 chromosome 1, whole genome shotgun sequence includes:
- a CDS encoding hypothetical protein (COG:E; EggNog:ENOG503NWDM), encoding MHGKIMRLWPPASSSLTGELQAYLIRGVKAASPLLTRSTSRSLTQSSRRCLTSTPSSQLKMSLANANAEQGNGPKQNAWVGSAGAAGYDLRTLRSLLTQPPHGLVCDYRSHIVKYEAGGVSALTGATVKTIVPKNGIYLSLEDIKANVYLDDDVHTCPTRLISLENTLNGMIMPLQEVQRISAFAKENGLKMHCDGARLWEAAASGAGSLKEFASCFDTVTLCFSKGLGAPIGSILVGDKKVIKHSRWVRKSIGGGLRQSGVVTAAARVAVDETFGKGPNGEVGLLRDTHILAQQVAKIWTDLGGQLIHPVHTNMVWLDLEDAHCPDARVDELGKEAGLKLMGGRLVIHYQIYQNREFVVPRLESIFKTIMGEKNGTSKGLKGQEGERSMYRTSQ